In a genomic window of Mustela nigripes isolate SB6536 chromosome 8, MUSNIG.SB6536, whole genome shotgun sequence:
- the LOC132023861 gene encoding glutathione S-transferase theta-1, whose amino-acid sequence MGLELYLDLLSQPCRAVYIFAKKNRIPFELRPVDLLKGQHLSDAFARVNPLKKVPALKDGDFTLAESVAILLYLTRKYKVPEHWYPQDVQARALVDEYLAWQHTTLRRSCLRALWHKVMFPVFLGEPVSPEMLAATLAELDVTVQLLEDKFLQNKAFLIGPHISLADLVAITELMHPVGAGCQVFEGRPKLAAWRQRVEAAVGEDLFQEAHEVIMKAKESPPADPTVKQKLMPAVLAMIG is encoded by the exons ATGGGGCTGGAGCTTTACCTGGACTTGTTGTCCCAGCCCTGCCGCGCCGTCTACATCTTTGCCAAGAAGAACCGCATTCCCTTCGAGCTGCGCCCGGTGGACCTGCTCAAAG GCCAGCATCTCAGCGATGCCTTTGCCCGGGTGAACCCCCTGAAGAAGGTGCCTGCTTTGAAGGATGGAGACTTCACCTTGGCCGAGAG TGTGGCCATCCTGCTCTACCTGACCCGGAAGTATAAAGTCCCTGAACACTGGTACCCCCAAGATGTACAGGCCCGCGCCCTTGTGGATGAGTATCTGGCATGGCAGCACACGACCCTGCGGAGAAGCTGCCTCCGGGCCCTGTGGCACAAG gtgATGTTCCCTGTTTTCCTGGGTGAGCCAGTGTCTCCTGAGATGCTGGCAGCCACGCTAGCCGAGTTGGATGTGACCGTGCAGTTGCTTGAGGACAAGTTCCTCCAGAACAAGGCCTTTCTCATCGGGCCCCACATCTCATTGGCTGATCTGGTAGCCATCACAGAGCTGATGCAT CCTGTGGGTGCTGGCTGCCAAGTCTTCGAAGGTCGACCCAAGCTGGCTGCATGGCGCCAGCGTGTAGaggcagcagtgggagaggatCTCTTCCAGGAGGCCCATGAGGTCATCATGAAGGCCAAGGAGTCCCCACCTGCAGACCCCACTGTAAAGCAGAAGCTGATGCCTGCGGTACTGGCCATGATTGGTTGA